A window of the Thiovulum sp. ES genome harbors these coding sequences:
- a CDS encoding ABC-type metal ion transport system, periplasmic component/surface adhesin (PFAM: Periplasmic solute binding protein family), whose product MKKTAQIFGIVLSLFIVLIIGLFIYPFYNPDEKVGNGKTDIVATFYPTYDISKNIVGDLANVEQVIPFGVEPHSFEPTPQNMLKIINSELFIYTGEHLDEWANEVANSTIYKDNFLELAPFVEIVNDDPHFWLSFSNFKKIVLQLKREFQK is encoded by the coding sequence ATGAAAAAAACAGCTCAAATATTTGGAATTGTTCTCTCACTTTTTATAGTTCTTATCATTGGACTTTTTATATATCCGTTTTATAATCCAGATGAAAAAGTTGGAAATGGCAAAACTGATATCGTCGCAACTTTTTATCCAACTTATGATATTTCAAAAAATATTGTTGGTGATTTAGCAAATGTTGAACAAGTTATACCTTTTGGTGTTGAGCCACACTCTTTTGAGCCAACTCCACAAAATATGTTAAAAATCATCAACAGCGAACTTTTTATCTATACAGGCGAACATCTCGACGAATGGGCAAATGAAGTTGCAAATTCCACTATTTACAAAGATAACTTTTTAGAACTTGCACCTTTTGTTGAAATCGTAAATGATGATCCGCATTTTTGGCTCTCATTTTCAAATTTCAAAAAAATTGTGTTGCAATTGAAGAGAGAATTTCAAAAATAG
- a CDS encoding outer membrane protein/peptidoglycan-associated (lipo)protein (PFAM: OmpA family), with protein sequence MRHDSTQWISISDVMSGLMLIFLLISVGYMIEIEEEKDKIKSIATAYENSQKALNEALNNEFQKDLKIWNAEILDNNTIRFKDPNMLFQTGRSNLKNDFEKILEDFFPRYIFILTDSKFRDEIEEVRIEGHTSTNWNGAKNKNERYIKNAKLSQDRAFAVLDYCIELPKIYSEVDWLIKRFRANGVSFAKPILQNGVENEELSRRVEFRVITNTEEKIYDILEAFSGK encoded by the coding sequence TTGAGACACGACTCAACTCAATGGATTTCTATTTCAGATGTAATGTCTGGACTTATGCTCATTTTTCTACTTATTTCAGTTGGTTATATGATAGAGATTGAAGAAGAGAAAGACAAAATCAAAAGCATCGCCACAGCTTACGAAAATAGTCAAAAAGCTTTAAATGAAGCTCTAAACAATGAGTTTCAAAAAGATTTAAAAATTTGGAATGCTGAAATTTTAGACAACAATACGATTCGTTTCAAAGATCCAAATATGCTTTTCCAAACAGGTCGAAGTAATTTAAAAAATGATTTTGAAAAAATTTTAGAGGACTTTTTTCCGCGATATATTTTTATTTTGACAGATTCTAAATTTCGAGATGAAATTGAAGAAGTCAGAATTGAGGGACACACTTCTACAAATTGGAATGGAGCAAAAAACAAAAACGAGAGATATATTAAAAATGCAAAACTCTCTCAAGACCGAGCTTTTGCTGTTTTAGATTACTGCATCGAATTACCAAAAATATATTCTGAAGTTGATTGGTTGATTAAAAGATTTCGGGCAAACGGAGTCTCATTTGCAAAACCTATTTTACAAAATGGAGTTGAAAATGAAGAGCTTTCAAGACGGGTAGAATTTAGAGTAATTACAAATACAGAAGAGAAAATTTACGATATTTTGGAGGCATTTAGTGGTAAATAG
- a CDS encoding ABC-type metal ion transport system, periplasmic component/surface adhesin (PFAM: Periplasmic solute binding protein family): protein MGNCKLQKVIVNHNAFQYLSREFNFETIPVMGLSPDEQPSAKRVGEIIELSKDGEISTVFFEELASDKVAQSISKESGLKVSSLSPIGNVPANKANDGFLKIMSQNLENLKEALDCQ from the coding sequence TTGGGAAATTGTAAATTACAAAAAGTTATTGTAAATCACAATGCTTTTCAATATCTTTCGCGAGAATTTAATTTTGAGACAATTCCTGTGATGGGACTCTCTCCAGATGAACAACCGAGTGCAAAACGAGTCGGTGAAATTATAGAACTTTCAAAAGATGGTGAAATTTCAACGGTTTTTTTCGAGGAACTTGCTTCGGATAAAGTGGCACAAAGTATCTCAAAAGAGAGTGGATTAAAAGTATCTTCACTTTCACCAATTGGAAATGTTCCCGCAAATAAAGCAAATGATGGATTTTTAAAAATCATGAGTCAAAATTTAGAAAATTTAAAAGAGGCTCTCGATTGCCAATAG
- a CDS encoding 4-diphosphocytidyl-2C-methyl-D-erythritol 2-phosphate synthase (TIGRFAM: 4-diphosphocytidyl-2C-methyl-D-erythritol kinase) has translation MVNRVWRSPAKVNLYLKIVGTRGNYHLIESRFLRVDSLFDEIGFVKERGNFEIHGFNFPKEQNIIYKTLQSLLKNLDKNRAKTVTDFFNEYSLKVNKRIPEMAGLGGGSSNSATFLNMIDEVLKLNLSLKKREEIVKPLGSDIIFFLHNTFSANVSGTGETVKPLGEETFNIQVFTPPIKCNTGKIYQTYRKSFLEKPNLIELEVMREMDSLELFNILGIEKANDLYNPALQVCPDLENYSNENFLFSGSGSSFFKI, from the coding sequence GTGGTAAATAGAGTTTGGAGATCTCCTGCGAAAGTGAATTTGTACCTTAAAATTGTCGGGACTCGTGGAAATTATCACCTCATCGAGTCTCGATTTTTGCGAGTCGATTCTCTTTTCGACGAAATAGGTTTTGTAAAAGAGAGAGGAAATTTTGAAATTCACGGTTTCAATTTTCCAAAAGAGCAGAATATAATTTATAAAACTCTCCAATCACTCTTAAAAAATCTTGACAAAAACAGAGCTAAAACAGTTACTGATTTTTTTAACGAGTATTCACTTAAAGTAAATAAGAGAATTCCAGAAATGGCTGGACTCGGCGGTGGTAGTTCAAATTCTGCCACTTTTTTAAATATGATCGATGAGGTCTTAAAACTCAATTTAAGTTTAAAAAAGAGAGAGGAAATTGTAAAACCACTCGGTTCTGATATTATCTTTTTTCTACACAACACTTTTTCCGCAAATGTTTCAGGAACTGGCGAAACTGTAAAACCCTTAGGTGAAGAGACATTTAATATTCAGGTTTTTACTCCACCAATAAAATGTAACACGGGAAAAATTTATCAAACTTATCGAAAATCGTTCCTAGAAAAACCAAATTTAATAGAGTTAGAAGTTATGAGAGAGATGGATTCTCTTGAACTTTTTAATATTCTTGGAATTGAAAAAGCAAACGATTTGTATAATCCCGCACTACAAGTTTGTCCAGATTTAGAAAATTACAGCAATGAAAATTTTCTTTTTTCTGGTAGCGGAAGCTCATTTTTTAAAATTTAA
- a CDS encoding ATPase component of Mn/Zn ABC-type transporter (PFAM: ABC transporter~IMG reference gene:2508610757_SP), which produces MPIVRVKNLNYKLNGVEILRDINFSIESGEYVAIVGPNGGGKTTLVNIILQLKRGWSGEIELFGTPVSKFKDWKKIGFLPQRAIDIDHKFPIKVSEVVRLGNLDSFWKKDQQVQKTMENLGIYEFKDRLIGELSGGQKQRVMIARALVSNPKLLFLDEPNSGVDQKTQAEFYRLLSDLNRENSLTIVFITHDIGAIEESVTSLFSVNRELIRS; this is translated from the coding sequence TTGCCAATAGTTCGAGTAAAAAATCTCAATTACAAATTAAACGGAGTTGAGATTTTACGAGATATAAATTTTTCGATTGAGAGTGGCGAATATGTTGCAATTGTTGGACCAAACGGCGGTGGAAAAACTACACTTGTAAATATTATTTTACAACTAAAACGAGGCTGGAGTGGAGAAATAGAACTTTTTGGGACTCCAGTCTCAAAGTTTAAAGATTGGAAAAAAATCGGATTTCTACCGCAAAGAGCAATTGATATTGACCATAAATTTCCGATAAAAGTTTCTGAAGTTGTGCGACTTGGAAATTTAGACTCATTTTGGAAAAAAGATCAGCAGGTTCAAAAAACAATGGAAAATCTTGGAATTTATGAATTTAAAGATAGGTTGATTGGAGAATTATCTGGCGGACAAAAACAGCGAGTTATGATTGCTCGTGCTTTGGTTTCAAATCCAAAACTACTTTTTCTTGACGAGCCAAATTCTGGAGTAGATCAGAAAACTCAAGCTGAATTTTATAGACTTCTCTCAGATTTGAATCGTGAAAATAGTTTGACAATTGTTTTCATCACTCACGATATTGGAGCGATTGAAGAATCTGTAACTTCACTCTTTTCAGTCAATCGCGAATTGATTCGGAGTTAG